The genomic stretch CTGCTTTTATAGACAATTCGGTTTAAGGTCCTACCTGCTGAGCATGGGTATAGCTGACCCCGTTACCAGGGAAACGCATGGATCAGGTACACATTACCATATGCAGCTAGCTAAGCAGCTGGACGATATGCTACAGGCTCCTCTTGAGGTAGGCGTGAATtttgttcaatgtgtttttacatCTCCACAGCCTAAGATCAAACTCTAGTTTGAATCATCTACTTACTTACTTTTCCATTTTCTGACTTTCTGACTAttgctcttgctctctttccaCCTACTCTCCCAGGAGCGTGGGGGTATGATGGCTCTTACAGAGGTGTACTGTCTCGTCAACCGCGCTCGAGGGATGGAGGTAATgctcacagatgcacacactaAAGAACAGAACATCGTACTTGATATATGTATTTTCACTCCAGCTGAACTGATAATCTACAACTTTGCTCTCTATACATTCAGTCAGACACAGAGGTCACTTTCCTTTCCCTTTCCGCAGCTTTTATCTCCAGAAGATTTGGTAAACGCCTGCAAGATGTTTGAGTCGTTGAAGCTCCCGTTGAGGTgagttttgtttgtctttgtattgtattgtttaattTATCTCTGCCCTCtttcatacattcatatatagATCAGGCTTTGTGTTTATTAAAGGGGTATAGTGCAGCTTTGACGCCTGCACTGTATCCCAGAGGCCAGActcttcctgtctgacttcctgttgttggAGGTATTGTCCAGACCTCTGCGATTGTCATTTCCTGTCACTTCCCAGTGTTTCAAAAGAATCACTGTCCGGTTTCCGCAACACGTTGGTCCTAGTACCCGCAAACTGGTTGCCATTCTCCAGCCAGCGCCCTATTTTAGCTtcataaaacaatattaattacacacacacacacacactgtttcctTCATCCATCTTGTCCTCTTTGTAGGCTGCGTGTGTTTGACAGTGGTGTGATGGTGGTCCAGCTGCAGTCTCACAGCGAAGAGGAAATGATAGCCTCAGCACTGGACAATGTAAGCTTTaccaatacaaatattatactGACATTGACACGCTTGAGATCAAACAGCATGCTGCATTGGATTTATTTCTTTGAATGTATATTGAGATAagtcaccttcttcttcttcttcttcttcttcttctacaggTGTCAGACAAAGGCTCTTTGACAGCAGAGGAGTTTGCAAAGCTCTTGggtctctctgttcttctctcgAAAGAAAGGTAAGTTGTGAATCTCATTGATACAGGCAGTCTGTTTTAATATGTTATAACACAATACTGTAAATGGaactgtacttgtacagcgcttttctagtcatCCGACCACTCAGAGCgctttcacactacttgtcatcattcgcccattcacacacattcatacaccgtaggcacagcttaTTTGGGAGCAAAGTGTcttacccaaggacacatttACATGGACAAGCGAAGCCGGGGATCTgactgaaggacgaccctgctcaccactgagccacagtcgtcCCGATTGTTATAACATTGAGAATATTCAGAGTTGtcttttgtttctcattgtATTATTCTTCATCGCTGCATTCAGTCACATGTGTGCTCTTCTCTGTTCCTTCCTCATCTCCAGGTTGTTGCTGGCTGAGAAGATGGGCCACCTGTGTCGAGATGACTCTGTTGAGGGTTTGAGATTCTACCCAAACCTCTTTTGACCTGTTCATAGTCATTATTGCTGAAAAGGATCTGCTGAGAGACTAATGCATCGCCACTACATGAGCGTGCCAGTGCACAGCCGAGTGTCCGCTCTACTGTGAGCGGGATAATGTACCTTTTCAGTCTGGTCATGACTTTTTAACAGTTGGTGTTCTATTAGTTGGAGTCTACTTCGAAAGTTTATCAAAGAGATACTTTTCCAGGAATTGCTTAAATAATGTACATGCAACAAAGTGTTCCCAGATTTGCTCTTCTTGATGGAGTCATCATCATGTGCATTTAGTAATAAATAGGTTCTGGGAAAATTGATCTAATGGGATATACATTTTCTTCACACATTCTTCTATGGATTGTTATGAAAGGCACATAGCAAGTGATTACATGTTTTCCAAAGTAAAATGTACGTTTCTGTAATAAATGAACAAGAAATGAAGCTTTGTCTCGTCTTCTGAGGAGGGACAGAACATATCCAGGTTACAAAGAATTTAGGAACCCTACTTCTTAAGTCTCAATCTTTTCCATCAAAATGTGATTTGTGGTCCGTTGTTCTCCAGTCAAACGGTCtttgaatataataatacattcgAGAAGAGATAAAGAAGATACAATAAAAATACCTGGTCTGCTGTTAGTTTAGTTCAcattgaaaacaaatgtaattatatagACAATTAATCCTTTCATTGCAGAGGTTATGTTGGAAGGTAAGCACCCTATACATGCCCTTGTAAAATCCTACTCACAGTAAATTATATAAAGAGTAACTGCAGAAGTAATAATGAATTAGTGAGATAGCAGCATATCGTAATGAATCCCATCTGGTCTAACCTCATGTCTAAAAGTTTGTTTATACTTTAATTTATAATCTCTGTGTGTCCCTGAAGAGCGTCTTACACACAGAATAAGAAGTTCTTTGTTCCCATTGTTAACTCGACTGAACAGTAAAGGGTGTTTCATTTTCTGAGAAGCTTCCTGTTTTCAGCTGTCTCTTGAGGAAATGTGAAGGTCCACATAGCGCTACAGCTGATTAGATTACCCCGCCATGTATAGTTCACTTATATACCTCCTTGTTTCAAGAGTTAAACGGAGGCGGGTCTGATCGTTATAATTAGAGATTCATGCATGACATTGAACTTTTTGTGAACATTTTCCAAGACAAAATAGGTCCTATTCTTGCATGTTGGTATGGACTTACTCAATGGTGCATTTTAAGTGAGCCCATGATGCTGAATGGCTGAGTGTCATCTGCTCAAATCTCAGTAAGGTTTTCTTTCATCAATGGATAATAGAAGAATAACTTGTCAGTCATCTTATGTGGGGTGAAGGTCATCTGAATGTTTGTGAGGCATAGTTATTCTATTTATTGTTATAACTgcaatgtgtaaatgtttgttgTCTTTAGCCTGCCTTCCGGGCCTATTGAGATACACAATGCTCTATCTGATTTTCCATACGACTTTGTCATGAGATTATTTTTAGACAGTCTTCCACACCTtcctacaaaaaaaataaatacatctgtgAATGGCTCTTGAAGGAGGGAATTATATATCCAGCTGTTGGAGTTCACATATTTCTTCATGTAGTCACTTTCCTCTGATGACCCAGGTGCCTGCCGGTGAGTGGTCCGCGGATACTCGGTCATGTGAGCTgccgcttgaaatgtaatgcacttctattcatggtgttacggtACGAGGGTTTATACAGCCCAAAAAGCATAGAGAGAGACCTATTCCCAAGCAATAATTTGTCCAATTTGATATAACAAATCTGAAACAACAGCAGAGCAGACCGTTGAAGGATCTGCTATACAACTTGTTCAAATATTAGGAAGGTATGAAtagcattatttattttgagctactttgtgtttatttttctcaaaaatTGTACAGTAAAATCTCATGAGAATAACCATGGACACAGCAGAGGTCCTCAGCAATCCAGTGGAAATAGAATGCAACCTTTTAAGGAgctgctttaataacagttaaAATATCGGGCAATTATGAATATCATCATTTCATTTGAGCCGACTTTGCCTTTAATTTTCACAAAATctgtacagtaaaatctcaTTAAAATAGACATGAACATAGCAGTGGACCTCATGAACAACAATCTAGTGGAAAtagaatataaccttttaaggatctgctaatattgtgaaattatgaatattattattgaatttCGACAAATCATTGCTTAAATATGGGTCTATCTCGGTGTATTTTGGGCTGCACAAGCCCTCGTaccgtaacaccatgaatagaggtgcattacatttcaagtgGCGGCTCACTTGACTGAGTATCCGCGGATGCCGGCTCGCATGACCGCAGTCTGCGGTGATAACAATCTCTTTATTACTTGTATACAGTATAATGCCATTTTTAAACAGCAGGACAGGAATGGGTCTGTcctttgtgcttttgttttggcCCTTGCCTGTAGCAAAACATCTTCTTGTATATAAATGAACCTGCATGCATGGGTTTTTCCGTATACTTGAGAACCAATATTTTAGAAATTGACACATGAGACAGTCTGCTACAATATCTAACAATTTCATCAAAGAAGTTCAGGACACAATTGTAAGAACAACTTGTTTCATTTTGCATAATGTTCCTCTGTAAACACAGTTAAAAAGGAACTTGAGAAACGGGTTATGCATCTTAGTAAAGGTGATTGTTTGATACAAAAGGctatacatatttgtttaacACATTTCCTCATTTATATTTATCGCTGAATTGCTTCCTGAAAAAGCCTATTGGTTAGTTCACCGCTGCACAGTTGTCTTGACTGTGCTTGTACGTTTTGGGAAGAAACAACAGCCAGTGGTGGATAATATTCCATCCGCCCCGCTGCTGACCGTGAAGTGACTGTGAGCGGATCGCGCACGCGCTCGGTCACCGGCGCGCGCCTCTTCAGAACTCAGTTGGGTCCAAGACGCTGGTCCCGCTGACAGACTGTCATTATTAGTAGCATCAGTTTCAACCAGCACATGGAGGGACTGTTGTTGTCGGTTGACGTGTTGGACAATCGGAAGGGACGTATGCTGTGCTGAGTCGACAACACATGTAAGTAAAAAGCTTTATGGTCCACCTGAAAGCAAAGAGGGTTGTGGACAGATGCGTCCGAGATGTTAAACTTACACTTGGTCTAAGCACTAGAAAGCCTACACTAAAACCCAGGTTTAGAACCATGGATACGCTTCATATTTGTGGAgacatttattatgtattatatattcaaAAGAAAGTCAAATTTTATAGATTCAGCCTTCTTTGTCGCGAAGCACGGATAATTTTGAGATGAGTATTAAATAGTTGACTATTAAACTCTTCACCTAAGAATAAATATTAGGCACACTTTGTGATCCAGCTATAGGGTGCATTCAAGTAGCGTAATGTACTGATTTAAGTTGTGCGATgatcatagactgtatatgcAGTCTATGATCCGTGCTATGTGCAAAGTAAACCACTATGCTGCGATTTGAATGGGAGTGTGAAATACAGGCAGCAGCCTGCTGCCAGAAATATTGTTGAAAGTCTACATTTCTAAGGACACAGTAGAGAAAAAATAAGTGAACAATTTGCAGGCAACCAAACAACAAGGATTTGGCACTACTTCATAAATATTTGTTATGGACTGCTTCATAACTCAGAGCTTCATGCTGCAGCCTTCCTGTTTGACCTCAGATCAGTGCACTACATCTTCCAAGTCTGATTCTGTCTGACGCACTCTTGGTTGTTGCCTGCTGCCTTCTTGTGGCCTCTGATTTGTAGAGGTTAGGGATGGTGGAAGAGGACGGTCATGTGGTGAAGGAGAATACCGAGGCACGGACATCGGAATGCCACAGGCTGTCTCACTGCTGCCCTTTCTGCTGGCACTCATGGGATATGGTGAGTGTCACCAGACAATCTTAATATACaactgcatgtttaaaaaaggctGGCGGGATCATTGATTTTGAATTCACTTAACTTAACTTACATGTGCTCTACCACCCTGGAGGCAAACGCAGAGGAATGAAGGGTGTAATGGAGGGTCAGCCGCTTCCTCTGCCCACACCCTCTTTGCTTTGGGAGGATGTGAGGTCTTCACAACAGGATTTACACACTAAACAGCACAATAGCTCTCAAAATAATGGCTGCTGATAGGCCTATTGCAATTTAACTGGATGCCACCTGGACATGGGAAATACTATATAAATAGACCTTTACATCGTTTGTTGTTAGATAATTGTGCATGGGATTTTGGTGTCATAAATCATGATGCACAATTGCTATGTTGTCAAGAGTGACACAACATATCATATTTATCCCAGATTGATTTCTAAAATGTGTGTCAACTAAAAATGACAGTTCCTATTATACTACTATACAGTCCAAACATTAAGTAGACAACTTAACATATTGTCCAGACCTAAACCGATATTAGGACATATCAATTATAGAACATGTCAAGTTATTGAATCACTGCAGTAAACTGAGTCAGAAACACACCTATATAGCCACAGTAACAGCTTGCAAAGTCAcatcaagaaaaacaaaaacaatgaaaaagcaGATGGACAAAAAGCAGCCGATATaaatagacacagacacacagacaaaacaatCTGTGAGACTAAATATTATCCATAGTGTACATATACTCAGAAAGATGCTTGTACAACAGTCTTTCTCTTTGCCTTATCTGACTTCTGTTCATCCTTTCCTGTAGCTTTTGCAGGGCTCAATATCTGGCCCTCCTTCCACGTTGCCCTTAGCAACGCCAGTGTATTTGTGGACTTCAGCACAAAATCCAACAGCAGCACCATCCGCAATACAAGCCTTTCTCTGATCAACACGGAAACCAACACCACCCTTCTGACCAGGACCATCTCCGACATCCAATCGGCCGGTAGGGTGGAGTTCAACTGTTCTTGCTTCCTGTATGCAGGAACTTTCCGGTTCCTGCTGAAGCAGACCAGCATCACTGCTGCTTCTCATGCTAATGACACACAGGACATTAGCGCACAGAGCACTACCTGGTGGTGGAGCTCAGAGCTGCAGGTGCAGTGGCCCACCTTTCACATCGCTGTGGAAAGGGCCGGAAACCACTCAGGATCATTTCAGGCAAGAAGAAAAGACCTCAAACTTTAATCACTAAGGTTTGTGCTGCAGAACGAGGACCAGAGTGATTAatatgcctctctctctgtctctctttctctctctctccaggttgGGATAGCCACTAATGAACACTTTCAGGCGTGCTCCAGGGGCATTGACGCGGCTCTCTTCTTGGAAGTCAGCTACATAGAGTACAACCAGATAGGGCGAATCAGCATCGACAAGGTCCAAGCCCGCACACGACACCCAATCAAACCCCTCCGTTCCCAGAGTGTCGAGCTGTCCTGCGCCTTCCCCTTCACAGAAAGAGACTTCATACGAGTGGCTTTACGGTCTCCTCATGAAGCACAGGATGTGAAGAGCTCTGGGCCGCTGTACCTGTCCCGCATCTTCTCCTATAAGCTGCTGGTGGAAAATACCAACGCTTACAGGAGTGGTTGCGAAGGAACTATGACTGTTAAACTGATAACTCCACCGTGTGCTCACATCAATGGGAAGGTTTTACTGTATAAGGATGCAGGTGCTACGAGAGGGATTGCAGTTTCACCTGGGATGGAAGCAGGTGAAACAGCACTGATGGGGTTGGGACCAGAGGAGCCCTCTTCACCCCCGTTGGCCTTTAACTGGCTGACCCAGGGAGAGAACGAGACAGAATTCAACTGTTCTGTGTTTTACACTGGAAGGAACAAGTACTGCTTTCGCTTTGTTCTCAACTTCAGTCGCTCCCCGAGTCCTGCACAGACCTGTTTGGTGGTTCACAGAAGTGCAGGTGAGATTTAATAGATCGAGACATTCTCATTGGGCAGTCAATAGGTAAATAATGGCTTAATTAAGGAGTGGGCAGAGGGCTTTCTTTATAGGGGACATGTTTGACCGGCCAGAAtatgaaaagcacaggtgttcaACTTAAAATGAATAATGACTGAATTATTTTTAGTTGCTTTGCTTTCTGGGTCATGATGTTGTGTCTGCTTGCTCATTGTCGCGCCGTCattcaatatttataaataGCAATATCCTTTTGAGATAGAACATTGcatcataaaaaaagatttcatcCTCATACGattgtttttcatgaaaatCAAACTTTGAGAAGCGAACATAAAGACCACATCACTAATCGCTATTTCAAGGCATGACTGAAACATTcaccttttgtgtttgtttttgaggtGGAGGATGACCTCTTATTTCTCAACTGCATAACAAGATCACACTTAACGTTTGTACATGATCTTGCACTCTACTGTAACTAATCTCATAATGTCACATTATACTGAAGTGTCATTATACTGAAGTGTATATAGGCAACACCAAATTGAAGGCCATCTACTAATTAgtaaataataactaataataaaccATTGCACTCTCACATTATAAATATTCAAATGCATTTGTTGCTGTGTCCTCACTTTGTCTATTTTGGGGATGAAGCATTAACTGATTGGTGTCATGTGATTTGATGGTTGCTCTTTTTCAGCTCCATGTAGAAGGGTCTTATTTATTATACTTCTACTGGCTTTTTATTCCCTCAAAATGACCGTAGAATTGCATGACATTGATATTAGCAGCACATAATTAAGGCTTGCACAATTACTTATTTATctgcaatttattttaatttattactattttgtatatattttttctgcAGAGTCATGGGGCTCATGGCTGCCCtggagtgtgtgcagtgtgagcTGTGGAGAGGGGGTGAGGGAACGAGTGCGTGAGTGTTTGCTGCCCTCAGGTGTGGGAGGGATGCAGTGTACTGGCATGGTGAAGGAACAGTCCCTCTGCTCGCTGGAGGACTGTGTCGGTCAGTCTTTCCATCCCTTATCTCTTTTTCCAGTTTTACTCTCTCTGTCCCTTGATTTTTACTTGCTCATTTTTCCTGAACTTTCTCTTCGTCAAAAAACTAGATGTGCTTTGAGCATACTGCACATATTAACATAACTGTCTCCCTTTCTTGCTCCTAGTGTTGCCCACTCCTTCTCCATCCCTCACCCCTGGGGCTGTCGGACTTGCCCCTCTGGGTGGTAACATGGTCGTGGTGGCTGGTATCTCCCTCTGCCTGGCTGTGATTCTGGCTACGGTTCTGGTGACTTTGTGGAGAAAGCTTTGCAAGACCCCTCAGTGCAGCTCTGTACGCAGAGGCTCCATGCATTCCCCTGGAGGGCGCAAGCTCTCTGATGAGGCGTCCATTTTTGGCCACAGCCTCCAAAGACCCAGCCTGTCTGACGGCCATGGCCAACCGGGGGGCATAGCTGTGGGTGTAGCCCAGAAAGACAGGCCTTCCCTGGGTCAGCTTCTCTCACAGACCCCGGTGATTCCTCTCTCACAGGACCCAGAAAGGCTGTCCCCTACAGGTCAGAAGATGATGCCACCAATATTTGGGTATGTTTAGattatgttttacattattgtCAACGTCTTCTGTCACTCCACAGTCTTATAAATGACAATATTGTCTATCTAGGTACCATTTGGCTCAGCAGCAGttgaaagaaatgaagaagaaaggGTTAAAGGAGGCAACACAGATGTACCATGTCTCTTCAAGCCCAGTCCATGACACTGTGTTAGGGACATCTGCTTCacccacaaactcctccattcCTACACCAAGTGGATTTGCTCATCCCACACTCTCCGTGGGCCTCCAGGAAGACACTAACTACAATCATTTTCAGATTGCAACTCCCTTTTCTGAGTTGCCATTGCAGACTTCTAGGTTCACGCCGGACAGACTGAGTCCCAGAGTGGAGCTTGTCTTGGGTCCTTCTGCTCGTGCAAGTGGGGGCAGCTCAAAATGGCGTGACCGCACTGCTGACTGGGTGGAGATGGTAGAGAGAAGTGGGTTTGCAGgtctcagaggaggaggagtagatgCAGGGAAGGCAAACTCCTTTAATACAAATCCAAATTTCCGCCGGACCTCCAGTTTTAATGACACCAAACCCCAACCTCGATCCTCTGGACACTGCAGACCGTTTAGAGAAAGGAGTCTGACCCAGGTCAACTATCCAGCTTTATTCATGCgttcatatgtatttatatattgtagaTAATGTTTCTTAATTAACATAGATAATACATTGTCCTTTTCAGGTTGGATCTCGGACCCTTCCTGAAGGAAGTTGTTGGAATAAAGCAGGACGGCAGCCATACAGCTCTTACCCCATTCCAGAGCACGGGGCCCTAGAGTGGGCTAAATCCAGACCCCAGATAAATTACCAGAGGCAGCCTTGGATAGAGACAGCTTCTCCTTCTTACAACAATGAACTCAAACACATAGGAACCAAAACCAACAGCATTTCAGCATCAGCGAAACATGCGGATGCAGAAGTCAGTGGCTCTCAGGATAGGCAAAGGAGTGGTGAggcaggaggtggagagggaatCTCAGGGATCGGGGGTCCAGCCGCGAGGCCTGCCAGCCTGAGTGTGGATCGGGCAGAGCGTGCTGAGCAGAACTGGAACCGTCGTGGGCCATCGCCTATCCAGAGGAACATCCTGGCCCGGAAATTAAAGGACGCTCAGTCGTACTCCGGGGTCAAGGGGCGGCAGCGCAGCTCCACCTTCAGTGTATCGGCCTCGGAGCAGAGGAAAGGTCGCTGCCACTCTCTGCCCATGTCTGGAGGTTATGGCAGCAGTGGTGTCCCCCCCTACAGGCTGAGTGAGGCAGAGCAGAGGATGTTGGACCTAGATCTGTCCTCAGCATATGTGGGCGAAGAGGTGTAGAGGTTTGTAGTACCAGGGAGGAATTTCTATTGCTAATTACATTCATTCCTAACCTAATCCTCTCTGCCATATCTGTGACGTGATCCTGAGACACACATATCAATGAAGATTGTATTGTATGTTTGAGATTTTGGAAGTTTGCTTATATataagggagagagaaaaacaccattttatttttgttataaataacgttttttttcatagatttttttgtatttgaattGTTTAATTTTTCTAAATTTTCTATGCATTATGATTTAACATATGATCTTTGTCGGTTTCTTTGTGTATCAACTACTGGGGCAGTATTTACCATAATAAGTGATATGGCCTTGTCCCTACATCTGTGTGCAATGTGGAGTTCTTGTCAATGACCGCATTAAAAACAGTACACAGGACAGGTTAGTCTTCTTGTTCTACATTCCTGAATGTGCTTATTTCATCATGCTGTGAAGTCCCATTGTATAACATTGTGCTGTTACTAAAGTCACTCTCACTGTGATGTTTACTGTTTAGTGATGTGTGACTGCAGTATGCAGGTGTATGAACATCAGGGAAGCATTGTGGCTGAgatgctgtttgttttattgtttgagtAATATTATACACTTAATAGAAAGCAGTGCTTACTGGAAAATAGTACTGTTCCGTCAACATTTGATTATGGttttaaatgataaaacaaaGGTTGAAGTTCAAATACAAAGAATTTAAACACATCAGTCTTTCCCCTCATTTTTCATTCTGGATCACACAAGGGAATATGAAGCCTGCCATTTTTAAATTTCCCCTGCTCCACTGCCCGTGACATCCAAGAAAACCAGAGGCCGCACCTTCATGGTGGTGTGTCTGAGGGAATACCAAAGGCCTTTCCAGGTCCCCCACACCACACCATTATCATTCGGGCCCTTGTACTTCCCTTTGCGGTAGAACCTCCCATTTAGGTTGGCTGCATGACATCTATAGATACAAAGCAAGTACACAATGTTAAGGATGCTACATTTTCCTGAAGACAAAGTGAAGCAAttgctttgtgttttaaatgtaattgatttttttatcaAGGAGAGCAAAACTCAGTAGAGAAATTCTAACTTTATTCCTCTAAATATGAAAATCCAGAAATATGGTCATGCTTGTGCAAAATTCCGGCAGAAGGAAGATAACGCACAGAGCAATAGTGATACACACTAGGTTTTATTTGAAAGGTCTCACCTGTTGTACCACCAACCTGCCAGATTCTCCTCAGCGCAGCTGCCCTGAAGGTAGCGGTCATTGTCCTGTCAATGACCATCATCACTGTTATCACAGTCATCATTTGCACATTGTCAGCAGAACA from Cyclopterus lumpus isolate fCycLum1 chromosome 14, fCycLum1.pri, whole genome shotgun sequence encodes the following:
- the LOC117742998 gene encoding thrombospondin type-1 domain-containing protein 1; the protein is MPQAVSLLPFLLALMGYAFAGLNIWPSFHVALSNASVFVDFSTKSNSSTIRNTSLSLINTETNTTLLTRTISDIQSAGRVEFNCSCFLYAGTFRFLLKQTSITAASHANDTQDISAQSTTWWWSSELQVQWPTFHIAVERAGNHSGSFQVGIATNEHFQACSRGIDAALFLEVSYIEYNQIGRISIDKVQARTRHPIKPLRSQSVELSCAFPFTERDFIRVALRSPHEAQDVKSSGPLYLSRIFSYKLLVENTNAYRSGCEGTMTVKLITPPCAHINGKVLLYKDAGATRGIAVSPGMEAGETALMGLGPEEPSSPPLAFNWLTQGENETEFNCSVFYTGRNKYCFRFVLNFSRSPSPAQTCLVVHRSAESWGSWLPWSVCSVSCGEGVRERVRECLLPSGVGGMQCTGMVKEQSLCSLEDCVVLPTPSPSLTPGAVGLAPLGGNMVVVAGISLCLAVILATVLVTLWRKLCKTPQCSSVRRGSMHSPGGRKLSDEASIFGHSLQRPSLSDGHGQPGGIAVGVAQKDRPSLGQLLSQTPVIPLSQDPERLSPTGQKMMPPIFGYHLAQQQLKEMKKKGLKEATQMYHVSSSPVHDTVLGTSASPTNSSIPTPSGFAHPTLSVGLQEDTNYNHFQIATPFSELPLQTSRFTPDRLSPRVELVLGPSARASGGSSKWRDRTADWVEMVERSGFAGLRGGGVDAGKANSFNTNPNFRRTSSFNDTKPQPRSSGHCRPFRERSLTQVGSRTLPEGSCWNKAGRQPYSSYPIPEHGALEWAKSRPQINYQRQPWIETASPSYNNELKHIGTKTNSISASAKHADAEVSGSQDRQRSGEAGGGEGISGIGGPAARPASLSVDRAERAEQNWNRRGPSPIQRNILARKLKDAQSYSGVKGRQRSSTFSVSASEQRKGRCHSLPMSGGYGSSGVPPYRLSEAEQRMLDLDLSSAYVGEEV